The following proteins are encoded in a genomic region of Magnolia sinica isolate HGM2019 chromosome 1, MsV1, whole genome shotgun sequence:
- the LOC131245580 gene encoding uncharacterized protein LOC131245580, with amino-acid sequence MSPTSKAQYPAPCILLWETWKVRNAALFDGTSPLIPRLINKIKWWLHYIQSGGLSPSSFPPGSLFSVNRISSSRAHPGFSPLFRPDPTTPFPAPASGNPGPSGSGGTCKDDKGVFLFAFLECYRTSSNVHAELRAIHDGILRCLSRGLKKIIVESDSQLIIGFLVRATTPGWKWSYWLARIRHMAASTQVKFMHTLREGNAPVDELTKMDSKSKSSLFFNSYVDFPQTVRGLIFLDKVVLGALRSKVSFGFPAPFFDWAFSSL; translated from the exons ATGTCCCCTACTTCCAAGGCCCAGTATCCAGCCCCTTGCATCCTGCTTTGGGAAACGTGGAAGGTGAGAAATGCAGCgctcttcgatgggacttcgccCTTGATCCCTAGGTTGATTAACAAGATCAAATGGTGGCTGCATTATATCCAATCAGGTGGGCTGAGTCCTTCTTCTTTTCCTCCGGGCTCCTTGTTCTCGGTAAATAGGATAAGCTCTAGCCGAGCCCACCCAGGCTTTTCCCCTCTGTTCAGACCGGACCCGACTACTCCCTTCCCAGCTCCCGCCTCAG GTAACCCCGGCCCATCAGGCAGCGGAGGGACGTGTAAAGATGATAAAGGGGTTTTTCTGTTCGCCTTTTTGGAGTGTTACAGGACTAGTTCAAATGTCCATGCTGAGCTCCGCGCTATCCATGACGGTATCCTTCGGTGTTTGTCTAGGGGCCTCAAGAAGATCATCGTCGAATCAGACTCCCAACTCATCATTGGTTTCCTGGTGAGGGCAACCACTCCTGGGTGGAAATGGAGTTATTGGCTAGCTAGAATCAGGCACATGGCTGCTTCCACCCAGGTGAAGTTTATGCACACCCTCAGGGAGGGTAATGCCCCTGTTGATGAATTGACAAAGATGGATAGCAAGTCTAAATCTTCCCTCTTCTTTAACTCCTACGTTGACTTTCCTCAGACAGTCAGGGGCCTCATTTTCCTGGATAAGGTCGTCTTAGGGGCCTTACGTTCCAAAGTTTCG TTTGGTTTCCCAGCCCCCTTTTTTGATTGGGCGTTCTCTTCTCTGTAA